The window atttactccgacaggttgttaaagaaaaattcaaaaaaaaatttggtctcatattaaatgagacatttttcagaaatatttttatgtccttttgtgcgtattttatacattggggacattggagaaaaacaaagtcatatgtatagagagtaaaccaaagagaaatgtatcaaaaaaacataattaatgttaattttttccaatttaagactattttggtgctagtacgtacgggtcggggggcctggctggtcttagacacaagtaggggggctctaaggaaaaaaggttgggaaccactgctttagaccatgatattttaaaatgcattttaagaCCTAAGCAATATTTGAAAGCAGTCTTTTAAAAATCGGGGTGGGGGAGGTCACTCACTGGAGAAACTACTgtaaatatgtaataaaaacatttaagatgttcaacatttattttgttttctttgttttctcttcATTCAAATAATTTAAGTTAAAGAATTTGTCATAAGTGAGTCTACAGAAGTTGAATTCATTGAAATCCTGTTTTTGCTttaaattttaattaaaaaatctcAGTTATAACACAATAACACAATAGCTCCTCCTGTAAAATTAGGTCAAATAATCTGTAGGTTTTGGAAATCTTCTAATACCCTTATTTTAAttcatattttaataaaatgttaaattagATATGTTTAAACTAAATAAAAGTAGATTCtgacaacaacaaaatatatatatatatatatatatatatatatatatatatatatatatatatatatatatatatatatatattttataaatgCCAACTGTTTAAATATCCTTATCCTTAGATAAGGTACCAAGTTTATCTGTTTATGTATTAACATGATAGTTTCAACATAACCGTTTCAACTATTTCTAAAATTTGAGGTGAAAGTGTTTAACTAACCATACTTCTAACTTACCCAGCCACACCTAGCTATTTGTTTGAACAAGTATATAAATGAAatgttgtgtgttttgtcaAATTTAAGCTATTTATTACAAATCTTTGACTGTATTTCCAATGCTTCATCATTAGCAACCTTTTATCTGGCTTAACCCTTTAGCCACGAGCTAACCCAGCCAGCTATTAATTGCTTTTAACTCAACAAGTTTGTGCAAGTACTGGCCCAAAAGGAGTCCAAGGGGTCTCTTGTGGTGCTTACCTCCTATTCGTTGAATATTACTTGTTGAAAGCTCAGTTCACAATCCAAGTTCACATCTTTCCAAAATACACACCTGTTAAGCTCATGAATCCTGTTTTCTTCTAGTACCCTTGATGcggaggccctattgtatctgtaggattttttttttcttctcgtttttcttccgacgagatgagggcctttttgcccccctaaacgtgccccaaaagtcaccaaattttgcacgcaagccaggcctggagaaaaatttgatatttaatggtttgcattaatgggcgtggcctaacggctcaacagcgccccctagaaaacttcatgcCTCAAGACCCACGACACGGTTTGACGAACaagcacgaaaatcggtacacacctgtatcatgggccaacttaaagaaaagtctcttggagccatggccaaaaccgaacaggaagtcggccattttcaattaatcatctaattttggcgcaatttatgccatttctttggccgttaatgCAACCCGAACTGTAAcgggcacccaggtgtattaaaCATCTAAATGTGTGTCTCGATCCTGCtacgacgtgcattacttttctcagtcaaaagcgttaccgtggcaacgatagaaaaaaaaagcgcgcccccccttcatctgattggtcgatatctgatagttcctactttctgtcataacttttcaatggtttgacataaagagtcgtgggtcctgtcattggactcggttttcaGTCCTTCAACAACATAATTggttcaaattagccccgccccttcttctgattggtcgatatttcatagttcctatttttctgccataacttttgtgTTGTGGTATGGTTtttaaaggacccaagtgcagggagagagagggaggccagaggcaggagttctcaaaaacaaaaggatttaatccaaaaaaggcaaaacacaaggcgctgcagagcaggataaacaaaaaccaggaacagggaaaaccgacgaggagacatggagggaagaaccagtacggaccgacagggaaccaaggaatgacaagacaagatatactgaggggataacgagacaagacgagacacaggtgtggacacaatcagggcagatgggacacaggcggggcaagacagaactgaaagttacaaacactggggggaagtgtcaaaccctgacagtacccccccctcaagggacagatcccagatgtccccagagtcctaacccagggtgggcggagggggcctggaggagggcccaggccacacacggccaaagttccgggggccgacctcgggaccgggcagaccagcgagaccgctcgggggggcgtccccgaggcctaggcctgggtcttggcggggggcgtgacggggattcttggcgtggctcgggaacctgacggggctcgggaacctgacggggctcgggaacctgacagggctctgggaccgcctcaggaaccgagggctgcgggaccgcctcaggaaccgagggctgcgggaccgcctcaggaaccgagggctgcgggaccgcctcaggaacagagggctgcgggaccgcctcaggaacagagggctgcgggaccgcctcaggaaccgagggctgcgggaccgcctcaggaacagagggctgcgggaccgcctcaggaacagagggctgcgggaccgcctcaggaacagagggctgcgggaccgcctcaggaacagagggctgcgggaccgcctcaggatccggagtcggggctgacaggaggcggggagccggagtcgggactgacaggatgcggggaaccggaacaggagcagacaggatgcggggaaccggaacaggagcagacaggatgcggggaaccggaacaggagcagacaggatgcggggaaccggaacaggagcagacaggatgcggggaaccggaacaggagcagacaggatgcggggagccggcgtcggggggcagaggatccccggagctgcccgagtggggacccgggtccgtggcgctggctgcgggggtacccgggtccgaggtgccggctgcgggggtacccgtgtccgaggtgccggctgcgggggtacccgggtccgaggtgctggctgcgggggtacccgggtccgaggtgccggctgcgggggtacccgggtccgaggtgctggctgcgggggtacccgggtccgaggtgccggctgcgggggtacccgggtccgaggtgccggctgcgggggtacccgggtccgtggcgctggctgcgggggtacccgggtccgaggtgccggctgcgggggtacccgtgtccgaggtgccggctgcgggggtacccgggtccgaggtgccggctgcgggggtacccgggtccgaggtgccggctgcgggggtacccgggtccggggcgctggccccccctcaagggacagatcccagatgtccccacagtccacatccagggcgggctgggggggaacacgggtcctcggagctggctgagggggggcacgggtcctaggagctggctgagggggggcacgggtcctcggagctggctgagggggggcacgggtcctcggagctggagcaggaaccggggtcgatgcgtccaggaccaccgctagagcaggaacagggagcgatgcgtccaggaccaccgctagagcaggaacagggagcgatgcgtccaggaccaccgctagagcaggaacagggagcgatgcgtccaggaccaccgctggagcaggaacagggggcgatgcgtccaggaccaccgctggagcaggaacagggggcgatgcatccaggaccaccgctggagcaggaacagggggcgatgcgtccaggaccaccgctggagcaggaacagggggcgatgcgtccaggaccaccgctggagcaggaacagggggcgatgcgtccaggaccaccgctggagcaggaacagggggcgatgcgtccaggaccaccgctggagcaggaacagggggcgatgcgtccaggaccaccgctggagcaggaacagggggcgatgcgtccaggaccaccgctggagcaggaacagggggcgatgcgtccaggaccaccgctggagcaggaacaggctggggctggcgctggcgccgtcgcttcccctggggctgagaacccccgggcccgcctcgagccaggcgtgttccccagaagggaggAACAGGCTggaatgcgtccaggaccacctcgggaacaggaagaggtgcgtccagggcccccaccggaacaggctggggctggcgctgacgccgtcgcttcccctggggctgagaacccccgggcccgcctcgagcctgGCAGGTTCCCAGAAAGGGGTCCCCATTTTTCTCTGCCTCTCGGCGGAAGAACTCAAAAAGAGTAAtatactctcccgctgggtccatgttggtcggtccgttctgttgtggtatggtttttaaaggacccaagtgcagggagagagagggaggccagaggcaggagttctcaaaaacaaaaggatttaatccaaaaaaggcaaaacacaaggcgctgcagagcaggataaacaaaaaccaggaacagggaaaaccgatgaggagacatggagggaagaaccagtacggaccgacagggaaccaaggaatgacaagacaagatatactgaggggataacgagacaagacgagacacaggtgtggacacaatcagggcagatgggacacaggcggggcaagacagaactgaaagttacaaacactggggggaagtgtcaaaccctgacattttgaatggtttgacatagagagtcgtagaTGGTGgcgagtgcgagggcccgttcatcgctgcttgcagctttaattatattagTTTCTTCTCTATTAATCAATTAATTAATCATGATTTGATTAATTAAGACCAGAAAGTTCAAAATGATATCTTTTAACTTCACAGGTGATTTGCATCTAAATTGCATTTAAAACAGAGCTTCCTCtctttcattactttaaatatCATTTTATTCAATTGTGGTGAAAATAATCGTTTTATGTGCAAATTATTATGAATGGAAAAAGTCCACATCCAAGTACGAATGGGAATGTAAATACAATTAAGCTGTGACTGAGATTTCTAAATACCttcattaaaggagctgtatgtaagagcaataataaaacgaatcataaaatgaccccgatatgtcaacagacatttaaaaatcatgttcatttcaaatacttatgtcactgacaacagcactcaagccaggatattccagtttaaaaagaggagttgcagccctcaactgatgtttatgttgtaattttttgttttggcctgaagctccaccctccacctatctcccaatcaccaagtcagtattgtttctgaagcaccgccctccacctatctcccaatcaccaagtcagtattgtttcggcatccgggttgccagctcatggcagcctacgttcctgctgcattctgcagcctacctggcaacctctggtcggggggaggagggggagggtacacgccgctcaacagtattttgaaagtgactgcagtaccagttttggccatttcttacagacggcttcTTTAAGTCACAGTGCAGAAATGAACTCCGTCAGTCATCTGACATATTTACATTAGTTGACAGAAGTGAGTGCAGAATAGTGTACAATCTTGCCCGACCTTCCTTCTTCAGATGTGCGTGCAAATAACCTTTCAATGTCAAGCACTACACATATAGTTGACAACTAAAATCAACTTTAATTAGCTAattgaaataatttttttaaacgACTCATCTGAAATGTGCACCCTCCATGAAACAactataaataagtaataatacAGATAATTTGTCTATTTGGCAGCATATCAGATTCTACTCTTACACTATAAAGAGTCACACGCAGACTCACGGTCACACTCTCACATATCCATGAATATACTCATGAGAAAATTCAAACAGTTTTATTtacaaagtaaaaataaaaagaaagctcAAGAGTCAGTTCTGAAGCACTATAACTGTATATGTTCCTTTCAGTACACAGATCTgctcatttcctttttaatttttgattaaACTGTGATTGTGAAATAATGTATTggttaatccaaaaaaaaaagaaactaattAAATGGCATTCGTATTTGATTAATCATAATGTGGTGTACAGAAACCAAAAAGAGACATTAAAAATCATGAAAGGAAGACAATGTTCTTATCTTTGTCCATTTGAATTTACATACTAAGATGCAGTGCAGTCAAGCATGAAAAAGAGTGACAAGATATTAACTTATAATCTCTTTACATAATTACAAAAAAGTACAAATCAGCACATCCGTCCAGCATCAAAATTCTAAATACTTTCTTCAGTGCAAACTTAATCTTCACAGTTCAAAGTTGAACAAAAGACAGAACAATAGTAATAAAAGGGTTGTACTACTCAAGAGAGAGACATCAACTCTCTTCATTCATTTTTGCACCTATTATTAGTGAAAACTGCATAAGACAAGACACTTATTTTATCCACAAGCTAAATTCTCTGTGAAGAGTTTGGTGTCCACATCTCCAAATGCACTGTGATCAGTAGAGGCTTAAGTGtaaacatatttcagtgatCGTTGTAGCAGGCACACACAAAAGCCAGAGCAAATTCATGCAGAGCATCGCATAGTTATGAATGGAGTTTAGAGCAATTCTTACAGTTAATGTCCTTCAGTCCAAGTACCAAATGAGTACCTAACTTGATCCAAATGTATTTGTAGATAAGGAAAACACAAAGGGTCCATCGTGTAACATATAGAGGGGTTTGATACCTCATAAGGCAAAATGGTTTAAGACAAAAATGACAGAGGCTGGGTTGTTCAGCAGATGTCTTTGCAGATTGGATGACCTTGACTATCAATAaacattttattaaatatttttctgttgtttttttttgtctaaattCATGACAAGgtaaaaagtgaaaataaataaataaattaaaaagactTTCCTCCAATTATACTTTGTTTGCTCAGTGCAGCTATAGAAGGATATTTTTAACGGGAGAAAGTAGGCCACTGAAAACAGGCCACTTTATAAGTGTATTGACACAGCCGTTCTGGTGGTTAGGAAATATATTACAAAAGTAGACAATTAGATGTTACAATTATATCCttttatatggatatatattagCTCAATATCAAGGATCAGACTTTGTTTTGCACAAACATTAAAAGCTGCCACACCAACAGAGTGTCCAAGATAAAGAGAGAGGAAGGGGTTTGCAGGGGCACAATGACACCCACAGCAGCCCTGTTCCACTGTAAATATCTGTGCAATTGAGTAGAAAACAACATCTCTGTATAGCAGAGCCACTAGAAAACATCACAGGAACAACATCACTATGAATACCacttttcacaataaaacaagCATCCTAtggtcaggggtcagaggtaACCATAGCAACATGACAGCAGTAAAGACTCGTTAAAAAGGGAAATATCTTACGGTGACTATGTCGTTATTAACTTGATGGAGCAGGTGTCCGCTCCCAAAGCCAGCTCTCTATAAAACACTAAATTAAAAGAGATGGAAGAAAACTGAGGGATCACGtacatgtgtctgtgtgtacatTGATGATCCCAcgtgtatgcatgtgaatgaAGTTGAAAATTTCATGGGGCATAGCATGAAACCCGGGTCGCGGCTTGACGTTGTCATAGTAGTGGTGAGTGACGAAGATACCAGAGGGGTTCATGGGAAATGCCCAGAAACCGTAGAGGTGGACCTCCTGGCACAGCTCTAAGGCAGCGGTCACAAGCATCAGGCCACTGCTGAGTCGTTTGGCCCGGACGCCCTGAACTGCCCAGAAACGCTGCACATTGAGCAGGTACTGCGGGTGGAAGAAGAACACGCCTCTCTGGGAGTCGAAATCATCCAGCATGTACTTTACTCTGAAAGATACGTCAGTGTTGCGGGTGTTGTAGAAGGCGGGTAGCACCACGGAGGAATTCTCGTAATTCTGGAGTACTTCATAAAAAGGTCGCCGCCATTTCTCCAGCCTCTGAAATCTGCAAAGAAAAAGTGTAACGTATAACCATGGCAAATAgagatgaacaaaaaaaaagacaacatcgATCAAAGAGGCATCATCCACAGTTATTGAACACACAATATTGAAATCCAACAAGTTTCATGTGTAAAATTTCTTGGTGTACTAGTGGATGAAAGATTGTCCTGGGGAAAACATATTGAGTATGTatgcaaaaaaattatgaaatcctatggtattattagaagagtttctttcttagttaatcagtcctgtctcatgatattatattatagtctaatttatccatacttgacgtattgcaacattgtttggggcgcttcttattcttcgtaccttaaccaattatttttaattcagaaaagattcttgagaattatttaattttcttctcatcaagcaccttctgcacccttatttagcaaatttaaattattatcaattttttctattaacaagtttcaaacatgcctgtttatgtttaagttaattcatttcaaacaagacattccaggcacttttcatattttttttctgttatcatcagatattcattcttattcagttagaggtgggaagaactttcatttacctctttgtcgtacctgcagtcaccaatcctttatcaaatttcatggccctcaactctggaactgtttagatagatctcttaagttagCGTCATCCTTAAATGTTTAGGATCAGCTTGGTGGGGTATCTTTTATCAAGgcaaaattaacaggctattcttactgaaatgaaattgccatttcatggatatttttgtttgtatgtttattgtgcttttctttgtttcttttaccttttcttttttcctttctattctttttctattgattgatttgttttagtgattttgtattgagggggaggattttttataagcccttcgggcttcttttcctctcctgcacaatttatttgtccttgtatgttaAAATTACTGTTATCATTGtgcaactaaataaataaataaataaataaataaataaaacagttacAGTACCTCTCAGTAATAATGCTTGGATTTATTGTCACCAGATCTGTTTTCGTGCCAACATCTGCTGAGTACTTCTCATTGATGGGAGGTATGTTACATCTgtaaaaaaagatgaagaagcAAAACACACATAGAAAAAGCCCTCCTTTAAATTTGTTCATTCTATTTTGACTTGACATGTTTCGAGATAATAATCTGAACAATAATTATCTAACAATTGTGATCAAGAGTGTGTCCGATTCAATACATTAAAATAGAcgtgagggagaaataaaataGAGAATCTGGTCTTTCCTAACTGACTGTTGTTCATCCGTGTCATACTTGATGCGTGCTCAGTTACATTACTGCTGACCCACATAAAAGCTGAGCATTAAAGTGGTCGAGTTCTTGCTCCAGGGCCGATTTATTTACTGGAACCCGACCATCTATTGAAGCATCTTTTCTTCAACACTGGGAGCTTTCTAATAAATCCAAGGAAAGGTGTTTAGGAAACAAATAcaggattttaattttttaccttttgattACTTTTGATTATATTTGATTGTCTTGGGTTCCTCCTATGAAAACAGTGTGAATGGCAGTTAAATTAACTTCTCACACTGTGGTTTATCTGTGTACTGTAGGCTTGCTAAAATCAATACTTCAAACATTGAGGGGTACAGAATGCTTTCTGTAATGTAAGCTGTGTTACTTGAACATTATTTCCAAAACCGATCTGTGCAATAATTCATTGTTTAGACATTATGAGCTGTAACTATTACATTATCACAAGGATATAGTTCAGTTTTTATGAGGAAATGGGAGCATTTCAATCACACCTGCAATAATTCAGATAAAGTCTAGGTGACTTTCCTTTGGAACAATCTTTTTTTACGTCAACACAACAAAGACTGAATGACTGTATCCCACATACCTGAAAACAAAATCTGCTGAGTCGATTTCCTTTCCACATTTGCTGTTCTTGATGATACCACCGTTTCCAATCACAGCACATTTTTTGTACTGGGATTTTAAATATGGCATATCCTGGATGAAACAGATATTAATGTCAGAAAAACAGCACAGTAGCGCTTTAGATAAGAGATAGACTTTGTCACCTGGATTGGTACAAtatctgaaaataaaaaaatatcaggaATAAACCTATGGGGGTGGGAATCTTTTACCATCTCAAGATCCGATTTTAATTCTGATTTTTGGGGCCACAactcgatttaaaatcgattttcgattCAAAGTCGATTTGGATTGAAAACTATTAGAATTATAATGATTTTAGCTTTAATCTACAGGTGTGCAAAGGATCCTCGTGATATACTCCAGTCTTCTTTGCaaggctttattacattttaaacatttatgcaTACTAAGATGGAATTGTTGAAACTTTTACCTATTGCTTaagtaacaaaaataaaagtgcCCCTGTATAAAAAACCACAACTGCTACAGTAGCTAGCAATAAAATAAGTTAGAACAAAAATAAAGTGCTTCTGTATAATAAAGATTGTACAGTTGAacaaaatgcattttcatttcACAAGAAAGTACCAAAAATACAGTATAATGTGGAActactactttttattttgtatattattttatttttcgaTTTTGAGACATTTTATATAAAGTGTATTAAATGAGATTTCTTATGTGAATCTATTTTTTGGCACACCCCTACAAACCAATCACTCATTAAGAGGCGATGAACTCACATCTGGGAACATCTTAAAGATCTCTGTGGTAATGGGGAGGATACCACTGGTGTCCACCTCGTACCTCAGCTTGGTCCCTGCAGGAGTGTTCCTCTTGGTGGTGAACAAAAAGGATGGAGCATTACAGCAGCGAGAAAGAGACATCCTTTAGGGACACCAACAAATTATAAAAGATTAGTTTGAGTAATAGGAACCGAGACCAAAAATACCAGCACTTGTGTGCTATATTgacatgttttcatttttgaagGTTTAGGGTGTAGGTATAAAATCAGTACTCTAATAAATCAGTTGTTTTATAGATTTTTTAATGTAGTTTTGTTCCCCCTCTTATTTTTGGACATTACTAACAACAAAATATACAGAAGAATTTAAATTGTAGGCACTTGGTTCACTCAATTGATCACGGTGGCAAAATACACCCGGTGCTCACTGGTATTATTtgtacacaaaaaagaaaataatttaagCATTATATCTGTATATGAGcatcaaaaaaatgcatttctcTTTCCTATTCTACTACAGTCAAAGACATGGAGTTTATAAACAGTACAAATCTATGCAGTATTTTACAGCAGCGACAATGCATATTGCAaaaattcattgcattttttatATAGCCTGCATGTGGAGTGCCTCCAACACATGAGCCAAGACTCCAGCTGTAAAACTACgtctataaaataaatcaaaatttatttttgtttttatcaatCAAGACATGATTTTAATGGATCCAGTAACCTAGATGTAAGATGTTTTTGTTCAGCGCTGCTTACTTAAAGTTGTTGGTCTCCTCCTTGTTCTGCTCCCATTTACAGACCTGCACATTTCGCCATCTCTCAAACAGCTCTGAGGTTTTCACCCTGGCAGACAAGCACATACATGTGAAAAGAGAATTAACTAAGTTTCTACTTGTATAAAACTGAAGAAACgtggttgaaaaaaaagtcacaaaacACAATCACTGATGAGTCTGTGATAGTTCTGCTGATGTGGACCTGTTCTGTGAAATACTTTAACCATCACTCTGCTTTTAAATGAATGATCAATGAGACTTGCTCTGAGAGCCAAGCTTCTGCCATCCTTGTGCCGCTGTGCAGAACGACAGCAGCTGTTCTCGGCCATTTTCTAAAGTGGCTCAAGGTCTTTTGTGTAGCGTCCAGAATTCATTTGACGATTACGTTTTTCAGCCTGAGGGATGTGCATAAAAAGGTCACTGGAAAATGGGATTAATAAATTTGGAAATAATTTACTGCATAAGTTAAAATGTTATGTATAATATGCTCTAGTGAAACTTACAGTAAAAGAGGAACACAACAATCCAATTTAAAAGCGTAAAACTACAAGCCTCTCCAGTTTAATTGCTTTAACTACTTTCATGTCTATGCatgctttctctttttcatttgtttaatagttttacatggtaaataccacTCTTATATTGACGATGCAGAGATTTACTTCTCCGCTAAACCCAACAACCTTAACCAATCGTTCCTCCTCCATATTGCATCAAATAATGGATGTCACGTTAAGGGTGTGGACTTTTTATTGGAGGTTGGTGATGGTTTATGATGAGCTACGATCGCTTTAACTACCAAGCAAGTAGCTAAGAGATGagaaatcaattcaattcaattcaattttatttaaaaagggacagtgtacagttaaaacataaatgttgCCATCTTATGCACTGTACCAGATTATAGCTTTAagctaatttgcatctgcagtcccttggcaggtcacaataaaaaaaaatacagtaacaaGTAATACAATAACAAGAGAAATACACGGATatttaaaacacaatttaaaacaacatGGCTGCACAAATCTGCGTGCAATCCCCCCACCCCGACACGtaccccacccacccatcccttatcccacatacacacacccagAAGAGAGGCCAAATTAATGGTTACAGAGCTGAGCAGCTTTTAACAGATTTTTCAAGTTGGCTTTAAAGACTCTGAGAGAGCTACTGCTCCTTACAGTATCAGGTAAGGTATTCCACTGTTTTGTGGCTCTTACAGAAAAAGCTGATTGCCCAGTTACAGTGCAGCGAAATGGTATAGTGCAATCTAGTATTGAGGATATCCTAGTGGACCTGATGGAGCTAAATGAGCGAGTGTGAACAAAGTTACACAATGGCTGTGGGGCCAAaccatttaaaattttataaacTATGCACAAATTGGCAAATGACCTAAAATTCTCAAAGCTCAATAGGTTGTGTTTCTCAAGTATTCTACAATGATGGTAGCGAATAAAAAATCAGCATCGTCATGacttgacttctgagctgtgaataatgCAAGAGtgcagttatttatttcttaaaaacaatactgtatATTATGTGTTGTTAATTGTGGTAACGGATCATTTTGACTGGATGTGACTTGGCCTGGTAGCAGCT of the Cololabis saira isolate AMF1-May2022 chromosome 11, fColSai1.1, whole genome shotgun sequence genome contains:
- the st8sia5 gene encoding alpha-2,8-sialyltransferase 8E isoform X3 gives rise to the protein MLRRRVGYSDPSSGKDILGSRSLCFMFICAFGLVTLLQQILYGKNYIKSSQQLSRLKGDETGNWTGPINFSDDGSLRPARTGRKRYLETYDGAFEYNSTTCRELRQEIMDVKVLTMVKTSELFERWRNVQVCKWEQNKEETNNFKMSLSRCCNAPSFLFTTKRNTPAGTKLRYEVDTSGILPITTEIFKMFPDDMPYLKSQYKKCAVIGNGGIIKNSKCGKEIDSADFVFRCNIPPINEKYSADVGTKTDLVTINPSIITERFQRLEKWRRPFYEVLQNYENSSVVLPAFYNTRNTDVSFRVKYMLDDFDSQRGVFFFHPQYLLNVQRFWAVQGVRAKRLSSGLMLVTAALELCQEVHLYGFWAFPMNPSGIFVTHHYYDNVKPRPGFHAMPHEIFNFIHMHTRGIINVHTDTCT
- the st8sia5 gene encoding alpha-2,8-sialyltransferase 8E isoform X4, with translation MPQRETPERVSPSALDAAPKSGLLRPVVGSQQLSRLKGDETGNWTGPINFSDDGSLRPARTGRKRYLETYDGAFEYNSTTCRELRQEIMDVKVLTMVKTSELFERWRNVQVCKWEQNKEETNNFKMSLSRCCNAPSFLFTTKRNTPAGTKLRYEVDTSGILPITTEIFKMFPDDMPYLKSQYKKCAVIGNGGIIKNSKCGKEIDSADFVFRCNIPPINEKYSADVGTKTDLVTINPSIITERFQRLEKWRRPFYEVLQNYENSSVVLPAFYNTRNTDVSFRVKYMLDDFDSQRGVFFFHPQYLLNVQRFWAVQGVRAKRLSSGLMLVTAALELCQEVHLYGFWAFPMNPSGIFVTHHYYDNVKPRPGFHAMPHEIFNFIHMHTRGIINVHTDTCT
- the st8sia5 gene encoding alpha-2,8-sialyltransferase 8E isoform X1; this translates as MLRRRVGYSDPSSGKDILGSRSLCFMFICAFGLVTLLQQILYGKNYIKSSQQLSRLKGDETGNWTGPINFSDDGSLRPARTGRKRCFRQNIQPDSQISVIVTPCLAEIKKKKKRAQRYLETYDGAFEYNSTTCRELRQEIMDVKVLTMVKTSELFERWRNVQVCKWEQNKEETNNFKMSLSRCCNAPSFLFTTKRNTPAGTKLRYEVDTSGILPITTEIFKMFPDDMPYLKSQYKKCAVIGNGGIIKNSKCGKEIDSADFVFRCNIPPINEKYSADVGTKTDLVTINPSIITERFQRLEKWRRPFYEVLQNYENSSVVLPAFYNTRNTDVSFRVKYMLDDFDSQRGVFFFHPQYLLNVQRFWAVQGVRAKRLSSGLMLVTAALELCQEVHLYGFWAFPMNPSGIFVTHHYYDNVKPRPGFHAMPHEIFNFIHMHTRGIINVHTDTCT
- the st8sia5 gene encoding alpha-2,8-sialyltransferase 8E isoform X2, which gives rise to MPQRETPERVSPSALDAAPKSGLLRPVVGSQQLSRLKGDETGNWTGPINFSDDGSLRPARTGRKRCFRQNIQPDSQISVIVTPCLAEIKKKKKRAQRYLETYDGAFEYNSTTCRELRQEIMDVKVLTMVKTSELFERWRNVQVCKWEQNKEETNNFKMSLSRCCNAPSFLFTTKRNTPAGTKLRYEVDTSGILPITTEIFKMFPDDMPYLKSQYKKCAVIGNGGIIKNSKCGKEIDSADFVFRCNIPPINEKYSADVGTKTDLVTINPSIITERFQRLEKWRRPFYEVLQNYENSSVVLPAFYNTRNTDVSFRVKYMLDDFDSQRGVFFFHPQYLLNVQRFWAVQGVRAKRLSSGLMLVTAALELCQEVHLYGFWAFPMNPSGIFVTHHYYDNVKPRPGFHAMPHEIFNFIHMHTRGIINVHTDTCT
- the st8sia5 gene encoding alpha-2,8-sialyltransferase 8E isoform X5, encoding MLRRRVGYSDPSSGKDILGSRSLCFMFICAFGLVTLLQQILYGKNYIKRYLETYDGAFEYNSTTCRELRQEIMDVKVLTMVKTSELFERWRNVQVCKWEQNKEETNNFKMSLSRCCNAPSFLFTTKRNTPAGTKLRYEVDTSGILPITTEIFKMFPDDMPYLKSQYKKCAVIGNGGIIKNSKCGKEIDSADFVFRCNIPPINEKYSADVGTKTDLVTINPSIITERFQRLEKWRRPFYEVLQNYENSSVVLPAFYNTRNTDVSFRVKYMLDDFDSQRGVFFFHPQYLLNVQRFWAVQGVRAKRLSSGLMLVTAALELCQEVHLYGFWAFPMNPSGIFVTHHYYDNVKPRPGFHAMPHEIFNFIHMHTRGIINVHTDTCT